CAATGTTGAGCATTTTATGTGTTTGTAAGCTAAGACGCCACCTTGGATGTGCTAAACAATAGGCTAAAGTAGCGTTTTGTGCGTCAGGGGTATGGATGAGTTTTTGGTTTAAGTGACTTTGATCCATGGGTTGCAGATAAAAGTGATCAAACGCCAAACCCTCAAAATGTTCCGGTGGTAAGTGACTTTGTGGAAAGACCAATTTTAATTCATTGCCTTTATTCACCTTTAAAGGTTGAACGGTTTTTGGGCTGACGCATATCCAGTCAATTCCTTCGGGTAAGTCCAGTGTGCCATTGGTTTCTATGGCAATGGTATAGCCAGCTTGCTTCATTTCATCGATGAGTTTTTTATCCAATTGCAAGGCTGGTTCACCACCGGTAAAGACGACGTATTTATGCGCTTGATTATCAGGCCATAAGGTGTCGAGATGGTTTTTGAGTTCGTTTGCGTGACGAAATTTACCACCGTTTTGACCATCAACACCAACAAAGTCGGTATCGCAAAATTGGCATTCTGAATTGAGCCGAGTTTTTTCTAAACCAGACCATAAGTTGCAGCCGGTAAATCGACAAAAAAGAGCAGGGCGGCCTGCGTGGGCGCCTTCGCCTTGTAAAGAATAAAAGGCTTCTTTAATAGAGTACATGTGTTACACCTGTTACATCTCGAAAACAGTCGAGGCAAGGGTTAATCACTTTTATTTAAGGTCTGGGGATTTGTGGAACAAAAACCAGACTAAATTAAGTTTTGTTAGATTTCGTATGATAATGGATCTTGTGTGCCTTGTTCAGCAAAGGCTTCTAGGCGCTCATTGCAGGCTCCGCATTTGCCACAAGATTTTTCTCTGCCATTATAACAGGTCCAGGTCTTTGCGTAATCCAATTGCATAGCTAAACCCGCTTTTAGGATTTCTCCTTTGCTGTTATGCAAAAATGGCGTAACGATTTCAACAGCTTGGTAGTTGGCGATTTTGGCCACAGCATTCATGGCTTCTACAAACTCAGGTCGACAGTCTGGATAGATATGATGATCTCCAGAATGAGCGCCATAAAATACTTTGCTTGCTTCCAATGACACGGCATAAGCGATTGCCATAGACAAGAGCACCATATTACGATTTGGTACCACAGTAGACTTCATATTGTCATTAGCGTAATGACCTTCAGGAATCTCAGCCTCACCTGTTAAAGAGGAGTTGGCCATTAGGCTGTTAATCGCAGTAATGTCTACCACTTTATGAGGGATATTCAGCTCTTTACAAACTTCTGCCGCTACGAGCAGCTCTTTACTGTGTTTTTGGCCATAATTAAACGAAATGGCATGAACCTCTAATCCCTGTTGAATCGCTGTATTTAATACAGTAAAAGAATCCATTCCTCCTGAGTAAACCACGACGGCTTTGTCTGACATGTATTCTCCTCTTTGATTGATAAATGAGTGCAGATTCTAACAGATTTTGTCTGCTTTGATCTGTTATTAAAAATTATAGGAAAGACAAAATTAAATTTACGTAACCAGTTACATAAATTGCAATTACCTGTTACTCTTCTTGTATCAACTTCTGGTGAGAATGCATTTTATGGAACAATTTGGTGTGCTAACGCTAGGTAGTCGACTGAAGCGTTTGAGTGATTATTTGTTTGCTCAAGTACAGGAAATTTATAGTGTGACTGGAGTGCCTTTTTCTGCGACCTATTTTCCTATTCTGAGATTATTACAGATGCAAGGGAATATGCCTGTTACAGAAATCGCTGAGCGGCTTAGGTTGAGTCACCCTGCGGTTAGTAAGCAAACGGTTAAGATGCTTAAAGAGGGGTTGTTAGACAAGCAGCTTGATAAGGCTGATCAACGACTTAGTGTGTTGCAATTGTCTGAGTTTGGTGCTTATGCCATGTCTAAAGCGGAGCCTGTGTTATTGGAGATGCAACACTTGTTGGAGCGTCAGTTGAGTTTCTCCAGTGAAAATTTTATGACAGCTTTGGAGCAACTAGAACAAAACACCTTCTCTCATGAAATGGCGATTCAGGTAGTTGATCGCTTAGTCGGTACTCAAATTGTCAAAATGAATTCCACAAAGCATGCCAAGGCCTTTTATCATTTAAATATGGTTTGGTTAAAGCGTTACTTTGCTGAGCAAATTAATGCATATGACTTAGCTATATTAGAACGACCAGAGGAATGGGCGTTGCAGCATAATGGTGAGGTATTTCTTGCCGTCACAGCCTCTAATGAGATGATTGAAAACCTTGCTGAAGAGAGCGTGGTCGGTGCTGTGGCCATTAAATGGCATGATCAACAAGCTGAAATTTTGAAATTGGCGGTGGCGGATCATTGTCAGGGCAAAGGTATTGGTCAGAAGCTATTAGAGTATTGTATTGAAAGGGCAAAGCATAAGGGTGTTAACAAGGTGTTTTTGGAAACGGCAGCTTGTTTAAAAGCGGCGCAACATCTCTATGAAAAAAATGGTTTTGTGACAAAGGTTGCACCCAGGAGCTCGGACTATGAAAGAGCAGATGTTTATATGGAAAAACAATTAGAGGGAAAAGAGCGAGTACAATGAATTCTGTAAAAATGGGCATAGTTGCGTCTATTCCTATGATTATCGGTGGTATCCCCTTTGGTATTTTGTTCGGTTCATTGGCATCAAGTTATGGTTTGAGTCCTTGGTTTGCTTTAGCTATGTCGGCTTTTGTGTTTGCGGGTTCTGCACAGTTCGTAGCACTAGGGCTAATTGCTCTCAATGCGCCTATTTGGGTCATTGTATCAACCACCTTTATCGTTAATTTACGTCATTTATTATACGCTGCCGACATGGTGAAATACGTGAAACATCTACCATTCTCACTTCGGCTTGTTATGGGCTTTGGTTTAATTGATGAAACCTATGCTGCGGTACGACCACTTTACAATCAAGGTAAGCTTAACCTAGACAATGGCCATAAAGCCTATTTAGGCTCGTTTGTAACCTTCTACCTGATGTGGAATATCACTACTGCCTTGGGTGTGCTGTCCGGTGAGTTGATACCAGAGATGAGCGAATGGGGGTTGGAGTTTGCTATGGTGGCCACTTTTATCGGTATTATCACGCCATATTTGAAATCGCAGGCCTTCTGGCTGTGTTTCCTAAGCGCAGGGTTTTCTTCCGTTGTGTTGGTTGATTTGCCACACAATTTAGGATTACTAAGTGCTGCTGTGATTGGTGTCTTGGTGGGGTTTTGGGCTGAACAAATACATCCTTCTAAACACCAACCAGCTGCTCTTGAAGGAGTGGAGTCATGAGTACTAGCCAAGCTGTTTTTATCCTCGTAGGTATGTTTGCGGTGACTTTTGGAGTGCGCTTTGTGTTGTTGGCCAGAGCACACAAAGTCACCATGCCCTTGTATGTAGAGCAAGCATTAAAATACGTTCCTGTAGCCGTGTTGACGGCCATTATTACACCAATGATCTTCATGCCAGATAAACACTTGGCTATTCAATTCACCAATCCTTGGTTATTGGGTGCATTGGCTGCCTTTACTGTGGGTATCTGGCGACAGCATCAATTGTTAACCATAGTGATTGGGGTTGGGGTTTTCTTTATTGCGCGTTACTTTATTGCTTAAAAAATATTCTTATACCGATAAAAAAATCAATAACTCGTCACCCATGGAAAACGAAATACGATATACTCGCATGTTAAAGTTTTTTATCGTCAGTCGAATATTCATCAGGACTTGCAGTTAACATGTCAGAAACGTCAAAACCAGGTAATTTTATTACTCAAATCATTGATAAAGATAACGAAACAGGTAAGCATGGCGGCAAAGTATTAACCCGTTTTCCGCCTGAACCAAATGGCTATCTTCATATTGGACATGCTAAGTCCATTTGTCTTAATTTCGGTATTGCTGAGCGTTATCAAGGTCAATGTAACTTACGTTTTGATGATACCAACCCTGAAAAGGAAAGTGTCGAATACATCGAGTCCATTAAAGGTGATGTCGAATGGTTGGGCTTTACTTGGAAAGACGAACCTAAATTTGCATCAGACTACTTTGATCAATTACATGATTTTGCTGTTCAATTGATTGAGCTGGGTAAGGCCTATGTGTGTGAGTTGAACGCTGAGCAAATGCGTGAATATCGTGGCACCCTAAAAGAACCGGGTAAAAATAGTCCTTATCGTGATCGTAGCATTGGAGAGAATTTAGCCCTTTTCAATGATATGAAGGCAGGTAAGTTTGCTGATGGTGACGTGGTATTGCGTGCCAAGATCGACATGGCTAGCCCCAATATTAATTTGCGTGATCCGATTATTTATCGTGTTCGCCATGTGCATCATCATCAAACGGGGGATAAATGGTGTGTTTATCCTATGTATGATTTTACCCATGGTTTATCCGATGCGATTGAAGGGGTGACACATTCTATTTGCACACTGGAGTTTCAGGATCATCGTCCCTTATACGATTGGATATTAGAGTCTCTAGGGACCTTTCACCCGCAACAAATTGAATTTGCCCGTTTAAATTTAAATTACACTGTCACCAGTAAACGTAAATTGAAACAGCTAGTGGACGAAAAGCATGTGACTGGTTGGGATGATCCACGTATGCCAACCATTTCTGGCATGCGTCGTCGTGGTTATACAGCAGCATCAATACGTAACTTTTGTGAGCGTATTGGTGTCACTAAGTCTGATAGCGTAGTAGATGTGGGCATGCTAGAACACGCTATTCGTGAAGACTTAGATGCCAATGCGAACCGTGCGATGGCCGTATTAAATCCAATTAAAGTTGTGTTGACCAACTATCCAGAAAATAAAGAAGAAATTTTTACGGTCAGCAATCACCCTAAAAATGAAGCAGCAGGTCAACGTCAAGTACCATTCAGCAAAGAGTTGTACATAGATGCTGCTGATTTTGCCGAAGTCCCTCCGCGTAAGTGGAAACGTTTAACCTTAGATGGGGCTGTTCGTTTGCGTGGTGGATATGTCATTACCTGTGATGAAGTCATAAAGAATCATGCTGGCGAAGTGATTGAATTGCGTTGCCGTTATGATGAAAACACCTTAGGGGTTAATCCAGAAGGTTATAAACCAAAAGGCGTTATTCATTGGGTGAGTGCGCAACATGCGCTGGATGCGACGGTGAATTTGTACGATCGTTTGTTTGATAATGAAGCGCCAGATGCAAACTATGCAGATAAAACCTTCTTAGATTTCATTAATCCAGAATCACTGACTGTGCTATCAGGAGCAAAAGTAGAGCCTTCGTTGGCTCAAGCGGCAAAAGGCCAAGGTTTTCAATTTGAGCGTGAAGGCTATTTTTGTCGTGATGCTAAGGAAGAAGGTTTGATCTTTAATCGTACTGTTACATTAAGAGATTCATGGGCAAAAATTGAAGCAAAAGGAAAGTAAGCGAGATGTTGAAGATTTATAATACCCTGAGCGGGAAAAAAGAAATTTTCAAACCTATTGAAGAAGGTAAAGTGGGTATGTACGTGTGTGGTAACACAGTATATGACTACTGCCACATTGGTCATGCTCGCGCTATGATTTCTTTCGATGTTATTTCACGTTTTATTCGTCATCTTGGTTACCAATTAAATTATGTACGTAATATCACAGATGTAGACGATAAAATCATCAAACGTGCTGAAGAGAACCAAGAATCGACCCAAGCTTTAACGGAGCGAATGATTGCGGCGCAACGTGAAGATGAATTGCGATTAGGCAATAAAATGCCTGATCGTGAGCCGAAAGCCACGGAATTCATGCAAGAAATCATTGATATGGTGCAAACCTTGATTGATAAAGGCTTTGCTTACCAAGGTTCATCGGGGGATGTTTATTATCGTGCCACCGCGTTTAAAGAATACGGTAAATTGAATAACCGTAAACTGGAAGATATGTTGGCGGGAGCGCGTATTGATGTGGAAGCTGCTAAAGAGCATCCAGCGGATTTTGTCTTGTGGAAACAAGCTAAAGAAGGCGAAGTTTCTTGGTCTTCACCTTGGGGAGAAGGTCGTCCTGGATGGCACATTGAATGTTCTGCCATGTCAACTAACTGCCTAGGCAGTCACTTTGATATTCATGGCGGCGGCCCGGATCTGAAATTTCCCCATCATGAAAATGAGATTGCTCAGTCCGAAGCCGCGACAGGTAAAGACTATGTGAACTACTGGATGCATTGTGGTGCGGTACGCGTAAACAATGAAAAAATGTCTAAATCCTTAGGGAATTTTTTCACAGTGCGTGATGTGTTGGAAAAGTACAATGCGGAAGTCATTCGTTACCTAATGGTGTCTAGTCAGTACCGTAGTCCAATTGACTATTCAGATCAAAGCCTGAATGAAGCAAAAGTTGGTCTAGAACGTTTGTACACGGCATTACGCCAACAGAATATTGCCGAGACATATCAAGCAACTGAGTATAGTAAACGTTTTGAAGAAGCCATGTGCGATGACTTTAATACGCCTGTGGCGGTATCTGTGTTGTTTGAATTGGTTCGTGAATTGAATAAAGCCAAAACAGAAGCGCCAGCAAAAGCACAAGCTCTGGCCGCTGAACTGAAATCCTTAGCGGAATTGTTAGGCCTTTTGCATCAAGAACCTGAATACTTCTTGCAAAATAGTACGATAAACGAAGGATTAGACGAAGCGGCTATTCAAGCCTTAATTGATGAGCGCACGCAGGCGCGTAAAGATAAAAACTTTGCTCGTAGTGATGAAATTCGTGATGAGTTAGCCGCGCAAGGCATTGAATTGCTGGACAGTCGTGAAGGCACCACTTGGACGCGCAGTTGAGTCATTAGAAGGTAATGTAAAAAGAGGCGATGCTGTTTCAGCGTCGCCTTTGTTTTGTTTGTCTTTATTTGATGTGGATTAGTCTTTATTAACTTTAACGGCTAATACATCGCAAGGAGAGCCATGCAATACACCATTTGCGGTTGAGCCAAGTAGTAGAGCTAGACCATGTCGACAATGACTGCCAACCACAATCAAATCGACTTGTTTTTCTTCAGCGATACGATGGATTTCACTTTCGATACCACCTTGAGTAATGCAACACTCTTTAACAGGAATCTCGATTTGATCCTTCAAAATGTCGATGCGCTCTTTGGCTGTGTCTTGAAGTTGTGCTTGGATGTCGGTGATGTCGATAGGCACATCGCCACCATAAGCGTAATTAAGGGATTCGATAACATGAAGGATAGTTAGCTCTGCGCCAGTGGCTTTACATAAGCCGACGGCCTCATTGGCCACCTTGATACTTTCATCCGTTAGATCAACAGCGAGTAGAATTCTGTTATACATCCTAGAAAACCTCCAGAGTTGGCTAGATATATTTATTATAGTTTAAATCAAGAGAGACATTATTATGACTGCTCTAATTGTTATCTGTATCGCTTTGTCTTTAATGGGTTCGGCATTGTGGATTATGCCGCCAAAAAAAGAGCGTCAACGAATGGCTCTGCGTTTGCATGCGCGTCAGCGAAACCTCACGGTTCAGCTTACCTCAATTGACTTCCCAGACAAATGGGATAAATCAATGATTCGTAAAAAAGTCGTGAATTATGCTCTGTACCACCTAAAACCATTAGATTCTGTCTCTCAGGCTTATTGGTTATTGCCTTATCAAGTTTGGAAATATGAGGAAGTAGCCAAAGGTTGGTGGAGTAATGTGCCTTTATCACTCAGCGATAGTCAAAAGCAGTTGCTAATTGAATTCTCTGGGCGCTTAGAGGGAATTAAGATTCAGTCATCCGGTATTGATTTTTATTGGCAAGAGCAGGGTGATGAGTCAAGTGTGGACGATATTGCCAAGTTACTGCAATCTTTAAAAGAAGTAAAAGTCCATGCCGTTAATGATAATTGACTTATTTAGGCTTCATTGGTGCTTCTGGTGATTCGACACTTTGCATCAATTTAGCCAGCGCCTCTTCAGGATTTTCACTGTCTTTCATGGCTGCTATTTGTGGTGCAAGAATTTCTTTCATACGATCGGTGACAAAGGTTTTTAGTATTTTCTTTTCAGGGCGTTCAATGGAGTCTGATTTGAGATGAGAAAGAATGACGCCATATAATGTTTGTGCAACACGAGTGTCGCCGCTGTCAAAATTTTTGTTGGCTTGAACGATCTGACGGTTTAACTGAATCCATAGATTGAGCCAACGTAAATAGTCGTAGCAGGCTTGATAGTGAGCATTACTTATGCGACCTTTGCGGCGTAAATAGAGTAGCATTTTAGCAAGTTTGGTTAATCTTTCTTTGTAGTTGCTCTTTTCTTGAAAGCTGAACATTTCAGGTTCAGGGCTGAATTCAATAGGTTCCATGTCGCGACCTTCTTCCGCCGTGGCAATGCGGATTTCAATTTTCTCTGGATCGTCTGTGTATTGCAGAAGCTCGCGAAGTGTGTCTAGATAGAAGTCATAGAGAACATCAGAGGCAATGGTATCGGTATTAATGTCCTTAAGACCGCGAATGTGAGATTCAACCCGATCAGCTCGATTAGATAGCTGTAACTGTTTAACGCGGCGTTCGGTGATTTCCTTTTCTTTTTGATGAGCACGCGAACCAACAATGACAGATAAGAGTACTATGATGATTAAAACCGCGATGGTTAAAATTTGCAGAGTAGCCATGATTGTCCTTTAGCAATGAATTCAGTATGTTAAATAAGAAATACCAAGTTCAGCAAGAATTATTATTGAAACAATACAGGGATCGCTTGTCATATAAAAGGTGTTTGCTTAATATCAGCGCCCGAAAGATGAAACTTCGAGCAATACACATTTGCAGATCGACTTTATATAAGGCTTACACAGTTCAATGGGAAAATCACTGGTAATCGTGGAATCGCCAGCTAAGGCGAAAACAATTAACAAGTACTTAGGCAATGACTATGTCGTCAAGTCGAGTGTCGGCCACATTCGTGACTTGCCATCAGGAAAAACTGCTACTACTACGCCGCAGGAAAGGGCGAAGCAAGCAGCCTTGACTCGTAAAATGAGTCCTGAAGAAAAGCTTGAGTATAAAAGTCGTAAAGCTCGTAAACAGCTTATTGCACGCATGGGTGTCGATCCTGAAGACAATTGGCATGCAAATTATGAAGTGCTGCCGGGTAAAGAAAAGGTGGTTGATGAACTCAAACGCCTTGCCAAGAATGCTGACACCATCTATCTCGCAACCGATTTGGATAGAGAGGGAGAGGCCATCGCATGGCACTTGCGTGAAGCCATTGGCGGTGATGACAGCCGTTATAAGCGTGTGGTGTTTAATGAGATCACCAAAAAAGCCATTCAATCTGCATTTGAAACACCTTCAGACTTGGATATGAACCGAGTGAATGCTCAGCAAGCACGACGTTTTCTTGACCGTGTTGTAGGCTTTATGGTGTCACCTTTGCTGTGGGCGAAAGTGGCACGAGGTTTGTCTGCTGGTCGCGTACAATCTGTCGCCGTACGTTTGATTGTTGAACGCGAGCGCGAAATCCGAGCGTTTGTTCCTGAAGAATTTTGGGAATTAGACGCTATGTTAGCCACCTCAAGTAAAGAGGTGATTAAGTTTGAAACCACCAAATACCAAGAGCAAGAATATCGTCCAGTTAATCAGGCCCAGTCTGATGAACACGTAATGCGACTGCAATCGGCAAAGTATTTGGTCAAAAATCGTGAAGACAAGCCGACTAAGAGTAAACCTTCTGCACCCTTTATCACCTCTACCTTGCAGCAGGCGGCCAGTACTCGTTTAGGTTATGGCGTTAAGAAAACCATGATGTTGGCACAGCGTTTATACGAAGCGGGTTACATTACTTATATGCGTACTGACTCGACCAACTTGAGTGTAGAAGCGGTTGACTCATTGCGTGACTATATTCTGAAGCAGTTCGGTGAAGCCTATCTGCCAGCTGAGCCAATTCGTTATTCTAGCAAAGAAGGTGCCCAAGAGGCCCACGAAGCCATCCGTCCCTCAGATGTGAATGTACGAGTTGATGACCTGTTAGGCATGGAAAAAGACGCCCATCGCTTGTATGACCTGATTCGCAGTCAATTTATGGCTTGTCAAATGACGCCAGCCGAATACACCTCAACAACCATTACTGTGACAGCAGATGATTATGAGCTAAAAGCTAAAGGGCGCATTTTACGTTTCGATGGTTACACTCGAGCTATGCAGACTGTGGCGAAAAAAGGCGAAGACAATATCTTGCCTGATGTGGCTCAGGGCGAATATCTTGATCTTAATGAACTTTTACCTGAACAGCATTTTACCAAGCCTGTGGCACGTTTTAGCGAAGCCAGCTTGGTGAAAGAGTTGGAAAAACGAGGCATTGGTCGTCCATCTACCTATGCTTCTATTATTTCAACGATACAAGATCGTGGCTACGTGCGTGTGGAGAATCGTCGTTTTTACGCCGAAAAAATGGGTGACATTGTCACTGACCGTCTGGTGGATAGTTTCACTTCTTTGATGGATTTCAGTTTCACCGCACAGATGGAAGAACGATTGGATGAAATTGCTGAAGGAGATAAGGATTGGATTCAAACCTTGAATGCTTTCTATCGAGATTTTAGCAATGTGCTGGCACGGGCAGAATCGCCAGATGATGGCATGATGTTAAATGAACCAACACCGACGGATGTAGATTGTCCAACCTGTGGTCGTCCAATGCAGATTCGAACTGCCAGTACAGGTGTATTCATGTCTTGCTCCGGTTATGCCCTGCCACCTAAAGAACGTTGTAAAGCGACCATTAACCTGATTCGTGGTGATGAAGCCGTCGCTGTAGACGATGATGAGGGTGAATCTAAGGCGCTGATTAATAAACATCGCTGTAAGATTTGCGGTTCAGCCATGGACAGTTACTTGATGGATGAGCGTCGTAAGCTGCATGTTTGTGGCAACAACCCTTCTTGCCCAGGATATGAAGTAGAAGAAGGTAGCTTTAAAATCAAAGGTTATGATGGACCAGTAATAGAATGCGATAAATGTTCGTCTGACATGCAGCTTAAAACAGGTCGTTTTGGAAAATACTTTGGTTGCACGAATGAAGAGTGTAAAAACACCCGTAAGCTGTTGAAGAACGGTGAAGTTGCTCCGCCTAAAATGGACCCTGTTCCTATGCCTGATTTGGCTTGTCAAAAGGTGGAAGATCATTATGTCTTGCGTGACGGTGCGACTGGTTTGTTCCTTGCTGCCAGCCAATTTCCTCGTAAGCGTGAAACCCGTGCACCTTATGTGAAAGAATTGCTGCCTTATATGGATCAAATTGATCCTAAGTATCATTTCTTTGCAGATGCACCTGTTGAGGACAGCGAAGGTCGTCCTAGCTTAATCCGTTATAGCCGTAAAACCAAAGAGCAATACATAATGACGGAAACGGAAGAAGGTAAGCCAACGGGTTGGAAAGCTTTTTACGATAATGGCAAATGGATAATTGAAGAAGGCAAGAAGAAAAAATGAGCCTTGCCAGTAGTGCTAGCATTACAAATCAAAGATTAGATGCTGCTCGTCGTCTGATAGAGCTAGCCCAATCAAGCGATGAAGCTTGGTTGATTTCTAGTTTAGAAAATTCGGCTATGTTTCAATTGCGCAGTGCTTTAAATGGCTTATTACAAGAAGTTAAATTGGCCTATCGTTTATCAGGTAAGTTGGATATAGCAAGCCTATTGCGAGAAGCGCAAGAAAAGCAGTCATTGGTGCCTGTGTTGATAGAGTTAAATGATTTGCTACAACAAGCTTCATCATGGTGTAGTCAATTAATCTCACTTTATCAGCAACAGCTCGATTGTCATATGAATCAAGCGGCGGTCGATCGAACCAACCTAATTGGTGTGGGCAGTGACGACAGTGCCTCATTAAATTTATATTTATCCAAGCTAACTGACTTGGTGTTACGTTTTAGAGAAGAGTCCTCCGAGTATTAGTATGAAAGAATCTTACCTTGAAATTGTTGAGCTGGATAACGGCGACATTGTATTACGCCCGGCCAGTGACAGTGGTGAGGAAACAGAGCCTTTGGCGACTTTGAAAATTTCAGATAAAACCAAATCCTACCTACAAGATAGGTATTTTGAATTGGCAAAATGTATGTTTCATGCAGGTATTGATTATGTCTATTCGGATGAGTCTGTCATTGAGGAAGGTACGGAATATTTAGAAGAAGATTTTCGCCCGAAAATTCTACATTAACAAATAAGTTTTCTTGAATGGAAAGACCAGAAAAACAAAAAAGGTGGTTGTTGCCACCTTTTTTGCCAGTCATTTGATGTCAAGTGTTTGACTTGCGGAATGATTATAAGCCTTGACGAATAACACCAACGGACAAACCTTCAATAGCAAACTCTTCACTTTCTAAATCCACCACAATGTCTTGGTAATCTTCGTTTTCTGGAATCAGACGCACAATACGACCTTTTTGTTCGAATCGCTTTACGGTTACTTCGTCGCCAATTCTGGCCACCACTATCTGACCGTTACGAACCGTATTGGTTTTGTGTACCGCGAGCAAGTCTCCTTCCATAATACCGATGTTTTTCATACTGGTGCCGGATACGGATAAAAAGTAATCCGCTTTAGGGGAAAACATATTGGCA
The window above is part of the Marinomonas sp. THO17 genome. Proteins encoded here:
- the queE gene encoding 7-carboxy-7-deazaguanine synthase, coding for MYSIKEAFYSLQGEGAHAGRPALFCRFTGCNLWSGLEKTRLNSECQFCDTDFVGVDGQNGGKFRHANELKNHLDTLWPDNQAHKYVVFTGGEPALQLDKKLIDEMKQAGYTIAIETNGTLDLPEGIDWICVSPKTVQPLKVNKGNELKLVFPQSHLPPEHFEGLAFDHFYLQPMDQSHLNQKLIHTPDAQNATLAYCLAHPRWRLSLQTHKMLNID
- the queC gene encoding 7-cyano-7-deazaguanine synthase QueC, whose amino-acid sequence is MSDKAVVVYSGGMDSFTVLNTAIQQGLEVHAISFNYGQKHSKELLVAAEVCKELNIPHKVVDITAINSLMANSSLTGEAEIPEGHYANDNMKSTVVPNRNMVLLSMAIAYAVSLEASKVFYGAHSGDHHIYPDCRPEFVEAMNAVAKIANYQAVEIVTPFLHNSKGEILKAGLAMQLDYAKTWTCYNGREKSCGKCGACNERLEAFAEQGTQDPLSYEI
- a CDS encoding bifunctional helix-turn-helix transcriptional regulator/GNAT family N-acetyltransferase; the protein is MEQFGVLTLGSRLKRLSDYLFAQVQEIYSVTGVPFSATYFPILRLLQMQGNMPVTEIAERLRLSHPAVSKQTVKMLKEGLLDKQLDKADQRLSVLQLSEFGAYAMSKAEPVLLEMQHLLERQLSFSSENFMTALEQLEQNTFSHEMAIQVVDRLVGTQIVKMNSTKHAKAFYHLNMVWLKRYFAEQINAYDLAILERPEEWALQHNGEVFLAVTASNEMIENLAEESVVGAVAIKWHDQQAEILKLAVADHCQGKGIGQKLLEYCIERAKHKGVNKVFLETAACLKAAQHLYEKNGFVTKVAPRSSDYERADVYMEKQLEGKERVQ
- a CDS encoding AzlC family ABC transporter permease, with product MNSVKMGIVASIPMIIGGIPFGILFGSLASSYGLSPWFALAMSAFVFAGSAQFVALGLIALNAPIWVIVSTTFIVNLRHLLYAADMVKYVKHLPFSLRLVMGFGLIDETYAAVRPLYNQGKLNLDNGHKAYLGSFVTFYLMWNITTALGVLSGELIPEMSEWGLEFAMVATFIGIITPYLKSQAFWLCFLSAGFSSVVLVDLPHNLGLLSAAVIGVLVGFWAEQIHPSKHQPAALEGVES
- a CDS encoding AzlD domain-containing protein; translated protein: MSTSQAVFILVGMFAVTFGVRFVLLARAHKVTMPLYVEQALKYVPVAVLTAIITPMIFMPDKHLAIQFTNPWLLGALAAFTVGIWRQHQLLTIVIGVGVFFIARYFIA
- a CDS encoding glutamine--tRNA ligase/YqeY domain fusion protein, whose protein sequence is MSETSKPGNFITQIIDKDNETGKHGGKVLTRFPPEPNGYLHIGHAKSICLNFGIAERYQGQCNLRFDDTNPEKESVEYIESIKGDVEWLGFTWKDEPKFASDYFDQLHDFAVQLIELGKAYVCELNAEQMREYRGTLKEPGKNSPYRDRSIGENLALFNDMKAGKFADGDVVLRAKIDMASPNINLRDPIIYRVRHVHHHQTGDKWCVYPMYDFTHGLSDAIEGVTHSICTLEFQDHRPLYDWILESLGTFHPQQIEFARLNLNYTVTSKRKLKQLVDEKHVTGWDDPRMPTISGMRRRGYTAASIRNFCERIGVTKSDSVVDVGMLEHAIREDLDANANRAMAVLNPIKVVLTNYPENKEEIFTVSNHPKNEAAGQRQVPFSKELYIDAADFAEVPPRKWKRLTLDGAVRLRGGYVITCDEVIKNHAGEVIELRCRYDENTLGVNPEGYKPKGVIHWVSAQHALDATVNLYDRLFDNEAPDANYADKTFLDFINPESLTVLSGAKVEPSLAQAAKGQGFQFEREGYFCRDAKEEGLIFNRTVTLRDSWAKIEAKGK
- the cysS gene encoding cysteine--tRNA ligase, with the protein product MLKIYNTLSGKKEIFKPIEEGKVGMYVCGNTVYDYCHIGHARAMISFDVISRFIRHLGYQLNYVRNITDVDDKIIKRAEENQESTQALTERMIAAQREDELRLGNKMPDREPKATEFMQEIIDMVQTLIDKGFAYQGSSGDVYYRATAFKEYGKLNNRKLEDMLAGARIDVEAAKEHPADFVLWKQAKEGEVSWSSPWGEGRPGWHIECSAMSTNCLGSHFDIHGGGPDLKFPHHENEIAQSEAATGKDYVNYWMHCGAVRVNNEKMSKSLGNFFTVRDVLEKYNAEVIRYLMVSSQYRSPIDYSDQSLNEAKVGLERLYTALRQQNIAETYQATEYSKRFEEAMCDDFNTPVAVSVLFELVRELNKAKTEAPAKAQALAAELKSLAELLGLLHQEPEYFLQNSTINEGLDEAAIQALIDERTQARKDKNFARSDEIRDELAAQGIELLDSREGTTWTRS
- a CDS encoding universal stress protein, whose amino-acid sequence is MYNRILLAVDLTDESIKVANEAVGLCKATGAELTILHVIESLNYAYGGDVPIDITDIQAQLQDTAKERIDILKDQIEIPVKECCITQGGIESEIHRIAEEKQVDLIVVGSHCRHGLALLLGSTANGVLHGSPCDVLAVKVNKD
- a CDS encoding DNA topoisomerase I, which gives rise to MATLQILTIAVLIIIVLLSVIVGSRAHQKEKEITERRVKQLQLSNRADRVESHIRGLKDINTDTIASDVLYDFYLDTLRELLQYTDDPEKIEIRIATAEEGRDMEPIEFSPEPEMFSFQEKSNYKERLTKLAKMLLYLRRKGRISNAHYQACYDYLRWLNLWIQLNRQIVQANKNFDSGDTRVAQTLYGVILSHLKSDSIERPEKKILKTFVTDRMKEILAPQIAAMKDSENPEEALAKLMQSVESPEAPMKPK